Below is a window of Aerococcus viridans DNA.
TACGTGACAAGGCTTATAAGATTATCGAGAAAAAAGGCGCAACTTACTACGGTATTGGTGTATCTTTAGTCCGCATCTTAAAAGCCATCTTACATGACGAAAATGCCATCTTACCTGTATCTGTTTACCTAGATGGCGAATACAACCAAAATGATGTTTACATTGGTGCCCCAGCTATCATCAACCGTGAAGGTATCCGTGGTATCATCGAAGCTGACTTAAACGACCACGAACAACAACAAATGGAATTATCAGCAACTAAACTACGCGACACCTTAGAAACTGCTTGGGCAAAATTAGACTTCTAATTGCCCAATTCATCCTACTACAAGAAGCTCATTAATACATAAAACCCCCTAAGTCCACACGACCTAGGGGTTTTTGCTTACTGTTTTATTAGAATAAATTAAATGTTTTCATTAAGGTAATCAAGAATACCAAGGTAATCATTGATAACATAGTTGTGAATACAACTGTTTGATTGGCTAAATCCCCGTCTCCGTCAGCAGCAATGGCTTGAGCATAAGACGATACAGCCGTTGGACCTGCAAAGGCAATCAGGATAGACACGATTGCATCCCCTCTAAAACCGAGAATAGCACCTAAGGTAAGTCCGCTTAATGGAATAATAATCAATTTATTGGCTACAGTAAAGATTAAGGCAAAATCGACATCTTTCAATTTGGCAAAAGAGAAAGTCCCACCCATGACCATTAATGCAAGCGGTGATACCATTCGGTTAATGTTGGTTAAAGAAGTATTGATGGCTTCTGGAAATTGTAGGCCCAGTAAGACAACAATCAAACCAATGAACGTGGCAACCACCATTGGGTTAGTGATAATACTTTTACCCATCTGTTTAAAAGAGACTTTATCTTCTGAATACAAGGAAAAACCGATAACCGACATGATATTCCAGAAGGGCACGATGATGGCCAAGGTAATAGTCACCATCCCCATATTTGCTTCACCCAATAGAGAGGTCCCTAAGGGTAAACCAAATAGGATGGCGTTCGCTCTGACTGACCCCTGCAGCATCACCCCGTAACGGGTCCGGTCATTGGATACCCTTGGAATAATAAAGGCTAGAATAAGGTATAGGATTAAAGCGATGACAAGAATATAAGTCAAGGCATAGCCGTTGAATGATTGCTTGAAATCAGACTTATAAATATTGGTGAATAAGTTGATTGGTAGCAAAATTTTAAATAAGGCTTTGTTGAAGTCTTGGAAGGAATCTTGTTTAATCATTCCCGCTTGGGCAAAAAATTGTCCAAAAAGCATATAGATTAACATCGGCATGACTGCATTAAACCCGATCATAAAGTTACCAAACATAAATTTCCTCCAATATAAAATGTTTTTGACAAACGCTCGGCGTGAATACCAAGAGACTGCGACTTTTCTCGCACCTGAATAATTTACAATAAACCCATTGTAGCCTACCACTCCAAGATTTCTACACATGGGAATTGCTAAGATAATAAAAGAGCAGTCCAGCCAACAATGGTAGGACCGCCCTTCTTCAATTTATCTATCACTCATTAAGGAGCTTATTCAATGACGTGGTGCATGCCTTTGAATTTTTCGTTGAATAACGGTGATACTGAACGGTTTTCGTGGATACGTACAATGGCTTCCGCGATTAATTCAGATACTGTTACTTGTTTGATTTTGTCGATACGTTTTTCATCTGGTAAGTAGATTGAATCGGAAACGACCACTTCGTCTAATACTGAGTCTTCTAAACGTTGGATTGCTGGGCCAGATAATACTGGGTGTGTACAGCAAGCCACAACAGATAATGCGCCCGCTTCTTTGATTGCTGATGCAGCTAGGGTAATGGTACCTGCTGTGTCTATCATGTCATCAATGATGATGGCGTGACGGTTGGCAACGTCCCCAACAATATTCATCACTTCAGCCACATTGGCTTTTGGACGACGCTTATCAATAATAGCAATTGGTGCTTTCAAGAATTCAGCTAACTTACGTGCACGTGTGACACCACCATGGTCAGGCGATACTACAACGATGTCTGAATCTGTGTATCTTTCATTGGTTAAGAAGTATTCAGCTAGTAATGGCGCACCGTAAAGG
It encodes the following:
- a CDS encoding ribose-phosphate diphosphokinase; the encoded protein is MSESVVDHGLKIFSLSSNKELAEKIATSMGVELGHMSVSHFSDGEIKIAIEESIRGDNVYIIQSTSDPVNDNLMELLIMIDACRRASAKAINVVIPYFGYARQDRKAQPREPITAKLVARMMENAGATRILALDLHAAQIQGFFEAPVDHLYGAPLLAEYFLTNERYTDSDIVVVSPDHGGVTRARKLAEFLKAPIAIIDKRRPKANVAEVMNIVGDVANRHAIIIDDMIDTAGTITLAASAIKEAGALSVVACCTHPVLSGPAIQRLEDSVLDEVVVSDSIYLPDEKRIDKIKQVTVSELIAEAIVRIHENRSVSPLFNEKFKGMHHVIE
- a CDS encoding AEC family transporter; protein product: MFGNFMIGFNAVMPMLIYMLFGQFFAQAGMIKQDSFQDFNKALFKILLPINLFTNIYKSDFKQSFNGYALTYILVIALILYLILAFIIPRVSNDRTRYGVMLQGSVRANAILFGLPLGTSLLGEANMGMVTITLAIIVPFWNIMSVIGFSLYSEDKVSFKQMGKSIITNPMVVATFIGLIVVLLGLQFPEAINTSLTNINRMVSPLALMVMGGTFSFAKLKDVDFALIFTVANKLIIIPLSGLTLGAILGFRGDAIVSILIAFAGPTAVSSYAQAIAADGDGDLANQTVVFTTMLSMITLVFLITLMKTFNLF